The following is a genomic window from Geoalkalibacter halelectricus.
AAAGATCTTAGAATCCTGGTGAACGCTGATAACGGCAGATTTACGCAGATGGAAACATTACAATCAAAACAAAGGCGAACCAATAAAGTGGATGCGGGCAGCTGTCAATGTCTGAATCTCTTTTCGCGACAGCTTCTGAGCCGCAAATGAAATTGGCTCGGCCGCATGCTCGACACCCTCGATGTGCGGCTGCTGCAGGCCCGCCAGGATCAACTCGGCTACCTGGAGTTTCTCCAACTGCTGTTGCAGGACGAGATCGAGCGCCGAAAGACCCAGAGTCTGCGGTTGCGTCTGCAACGTGCCAGTTTCGAGGAGCCCAAGACCCTGGAGGAGTTCGACTTCGCAGGCTCTCCCACCCTCAATCCCGCCGCCATCCGCCTCGGATGTGGGATGGATGGTGCCGGTTGTCGAT
Proteins encoded in this region:
- a CDS encoding ATP-binding protein; translation: MLDTLDVRLLQARQDQLGYLEFLQLLLQDEIERRKTQSLRLRLQRASFEEPKTLEEFDFAGSPTLNPAAIRLGCGMDGAGCR